One stretch of Saccharopolyspora erythraea DNA includes these proteins:
- a CDS encoding threonine synthase — protein MLRGLRCVRCGERTGLRYDTSGCSGCRAAGVPSALVADHDLSGVDGAALWAEWSRRRPGLWSHHELLPVDAAKAVTLAEGATPLLELDGGVLLKDERRNPTGSFKDRFFTTAVSWAREAGASTVAVASSGNAGVAAAAYAAAAGLESVVVTTGEISGTASGLVRRFGGRLLFGDTPEQRWAILREHADEWTVLTNTSEVPVSSLWVGVEGYKTIAYEIVRDLGDVPEVVLAPVSRGDGFAGMWLGFQELQALGVVSRTPRMVAVERYPSLSRALREGAEPPPANDVTGPVEATSISNPQATVMSLRVIRESGGTAVACTDADLHEAAERLGRAGVGAELSSAAGLVGIDALRRDSLLEPGDRAVALVTSHAANQPGTLR, from the coding sequence GTGCTGCGGGGCTTGCGTTGTGTCCGGTGCGGCGAGCGGACCGGGCTGCGGTACGACACCTCGGGATGCTCCGGCTGCCGGGCCGCGGGCGTGCCGTCCGCGCTGGTCGCCGACCACGACCTGAGCGGGGTCGACGGCGCGGCGCTGTGGGCGGAGTGGTCGCGCCGGAGGCCGGGCCTGTGGTCGCACCACGAGCTGCTGCCGGTCGACGCGGCGAAGGCGGTCACGCTCGCCGAGGGCGCGACGCCGCTGCTCGAACTGGACGGGGGCGTGCTGCTCAAGGACGAGCGCCGCAACCCCACCGGCAGCTTCAAGGACCGGTTCTTCACCACCGCCGTGTCGTGGGCCCGAGAGGCCGGCGCTAGCACGGTGGCGGTCGCCTCCAGCGGCAACGCCGGTGTCGCGGCCGCCGCCTACGCCGCCGCTGCCGGGCTGGAGTCGGTGGTGGTCACCACCGGCGAGATCAGCGGCACCGCGAGCGGACTGGTCCGCAGGTTCGGCGGGCGGCTGCTGTTCGGCGACACCCCCGAGCAGCGCTGGGCGATCCTGCGCGAGCACGCCGACGAGTGGACGGTGCTGACCAACACCTCCGAGGTCCCGGTCAGCAGCCTGTGGGTCGGCGTCGAGGGCTACAAGACGATCGCCTACGAGATCGTGCGCGACCTCGGCGACGTGCCGGAGGTGGTGCTCGCGCCGGTGTCGCGCGGCGACGGCTTCGCCGGGATGTGGCTGGGGTTCCAGGAGCTGCAGGCGCTCGGCGTGGTGTCGAGGACCCCGAGGATGGTCGCCGTGGAGCGCTACCCGTCGCTGAGCCGGGCCCTGCGCGAGGGTGCCGAACCGCCCCCGGCCAACGACGTCACCGGGCCGGTCGAAGCCACCTCGATCAGCAACCCGCAGGCCACCGTCATGTCGCTGCGGGTGATCCGCGAGTCCGGCGGCACCGCCGTGGCGTGCACCGACGCCGACCTGCACGAGGCGGCCGAGCGGCTGGGCAGGGCCGGTGTCGGGGCGGAGCTGAGCTCGGCCGCGGGGTTGGTCGGGATCGACGCGCTTCGCCGCGACTCGCTGCTGGAGCCGGGCGACCGGGCGGTCGCGCTGGTGACCTCGCACGCCGCGAACCAACCCGGCACCCTCCGATGA
- a CDS encoding YciI family protein — protein MYVVLLNYTAPQADIDAWLVDHYEWVTQHYDAGDFIATGHRRPMAGAVIIARAMPRGRLEAILATDPFALHKLTRHEVIEFQALRTVPELARYADPLAPAGE, from the coding sequence ATGTACGTGGTTCTGCTGAATTACACGGCCCCGCAAGCAGACATAGACGCATGGCTGGTGGATCACTACGAATGGGTCACCCAGCACTACGACGCGGGCGACTTCATCGCGACCGGGCATCGCAGGCCGATGGCCGGGGCTGTGATCATCGCCAGGGCGATGCCCCGCGGCAGGCTGGAGGCGATCCTGGCCACCGACCCGTTCGCCCTGCACAAGCTGACCCGGCACGAGGTGATCGAGTTCCAGGCCCTGCGGACGGTGCCCGAGCTGGCCAGGTACGCCGACCCCCTGGCTCCGGCGGGCGAATAA
- the typA gene encoding translational GTPase TypA, translating into MSATSVAPTQQVRSDLRNVAIVAHVDHGKTTLVDAMLRQSGAFSERAELVDRVMDSNDLEREKGITILAKNTAIRRMTPDGPVTINVVDTPGHADFGGEVERGLSMVDGVVLLVDASEGPLPQTRFVLRKTLAAGLPVILVVNKVDRPDARIAEVVDEAHDLLLDLASELDGEGGGVDMEQILDLPVIYASARAGRASLTAPGDGDLPADEDLTSLFDVLLERVPAPVAETDAPLQALVTNLDASSFLGRIALCRIHSGTMRKGQTVGWCRADGTVEKVKLTELLITENLDRVPAAEASAGDLVAIAGIPDITIGDTLADPEDPRPLPRITVDDPAISMTIGVNTSPLTGRNGGTKVTARLVKNRLDAELIGNVSVKVVPTDRPDTWEVQGRGELALAVLVETMRREGFELTVGKPQVVTRTIDGKLCEPFERLTIDSPEEHLGAITQLLAGRKGRMETMDGHGTGRIKLEYVIPSRGLIGFRTEFLTETRGTGIANHVFEGYFPWVGELRTRHSGSLVADRSGSVTSYAMLQLADRGSFFVEPGAEVYEGMVVGENPRAEDLDINVTKEKKLTNMRSATGDELERLARPRKLGLEEALEFCSGDECVEVGPEAIRVRKMILDSTTRGRERSRQKARDNQA; encoded by the coding sequence GTGTCCGCCACGAGCGTCGCCCCCACCCAGCAGGTACGCAGCGACCTGCGCAACGTCGCCATCGTCGCGCACGTCGACCACGGCAAGACGACCCTGGTCGACGCCATGCTGCGGCAGTCCGGCGCCTTCTCCGAACGCGCCGAGCTGGTCGACCGCGTGATGGACTCCAACGACCTGGAGCGCGAGAAGGGCATCACGATCCTGGCCAAGAACACGGCCATCCGCCGGATGACCCCGGACGGCCCGGTGACCATCAACGTGGTGGACACCCCCGGCCACGCCGACTTCGGCGGCGAGGTCGAGCGCGGCCTGTCCATGGTCGACGGCGTGGTGCTGCTCGTCGACGCCAGCGAGGGCCCCCTGCCGCAGACCCGGTTCGTGCTGCGCAAGACGCTGGCGGCCGGGCTGCCGGTGATCCTGGTCGTCAACAAGGTCGACCGCCCCGACGCCCGGATCGCCGAGGTCGTCGACGAGGCCCACGACCTGCTGCTGGACCTGGCCTCCGAGCTCGACGGCGAGGGCGGCGGCGTCGACATGGAGCAGATCCTGGACCTGCCGGTGATCTACGCCTCCGCGCGCGCCGGCCGGGCCAGCCTGACCGCCCCCGGCGACGGCGACCTCCCAGCCGACGAGGACCTGACCTCGCTGTTCGACGTGCTGCTGGAGCGGGTGCCCGCACCGGTCGCCGAGACCGACGCGCCGCTGCAGGCCCTGGTGACCAACCTCGACGCCTCCTCCTTCCTCGGCCGGATCGCGCTGTGCCGGATCCACTCCGGCACGATGCGCAAGGGCCAGACCGTCGGCTGGTGCCGCGCGGACGGCACCGTGGAGAAGGTCAAGCTCACCGAGCTGCTGATCACCGAGAACCTGGACCGGGTGCCGGCGGCGGAGGCCTCGGCGGGCGACCTGGTCGCCATCGCGGGCATCCCCGACATCACCATCGGCGACACCCTGGCCGACCCCGAGGACCCGCGTCCGCTGCCCCGGATCACCGTCGACGACCCGGCGATCTCGATGACCATCGGCGTCAACACCTCGCCGCTGACCGGCCGCAACGGCGGCACCAAGGTCACCGCCCGGCTGGTCAAGAACCGGCTCGACGCCGAGCTGATCGGCAACGTCAGCGTCAAGGTCGTGCCGACCGACCGCCCGGACACCTGGGAGGTCCAGGGCCGCGGTGAGCTGGCGCTGGCGGTGCTGGTGGAGACGATGCGCCGGGAGGGCTTCGAGCTGACCGTCGGCAAGCCGCAGGTGGTGACCAGGACCATCGACGGCAAGCTCTGCGAGCCCTTCGAGCGGCTGACGATCGACTCGCCGGAGGAGCACCTCGGCGCGATCACCCAGCTGCTGGCCGGCCGCAAGGGCCGGATGGAGACGATGGACGGCCACGGCACCGGCCGGATCAAGCTGGAGTACGTGATCCCGTCCCGCGGCCTGATCGGCTTCCGCACCGAGTTCCTCACCGAGACCCGCGGCACCGGCATCGCCAACCACGTCTTCGAGGGCTACTTCCCGTGGGTGGGCGAGCTGCGCACCCGGCACAGCGGCTCGTTGGTCGCCGACCGCTCCGGCTCGGTCACCAGCTACGCGATGCTCCAGCTGGCCGACCGCGGCAGCTTCTTCGTCGAGCCCGGCGCGGAGGTGTACGAGGGCATGGTCGTGGGGGAGAACCCGCGCGCCGAGGACCTCGACATCAACGTGACCAAGGAGAAGAAGCTCACCAACATGCGCTCGGCCACCGGCGACGAGCTGGAGCGGCTGGCCCGCCCGCGCAAGCTCGGGCTGGAGGAGGCCCTGGAGTTCTGCTCCGGTGACGAGTGCGTCGAGGTCGGGCCGGAGGCGATCCGGGTGCGCAAGATGATCCTGGACAGCACCACCCGCGGCCGCGAGCGCTCCCGCCAGAAGGCCCGCGACAACCAGGCGTAG
- the dapC gene encoding succinyldiaminopimelate transaminase, which translates to MTSGTGPAASSAGRRGPSLPDFPWDSLAGQKARAQAHPDGIVNLSVGTPVDPVPARLREALASVSDRPGYPATHGTPELRAAAVGALERRFGIRGVDPEAVLPTIGSKELVAWLPMLLGVGEGDVVAIPELAYPTYEVGAKLAGATVVRLGPDDPPPPGTALLWLNSPSNPTGRVLEAERLRASVRAARELGAVVASDECYLALGWDADPVSVLHPSVTEDLTGVLAVHSLSKSSNLAGYRAGFVTGDPALVKRLLELRKHAGMIVPRPVQEAVTAALDDDEHVRVQRELYAARRAVLRPALEAAGFTVEHSEAGLYLWATRGEPALETVDWLAERGILVAPGTFYGPAGERHVRIALTESDERIDAAAKRLG; encoded by the coding sequence ATGACATCGGGGACCGGCCCGGCCGCGTCGTCGGCCGGGCGCCGCGGTCCGAGCCTGCCGGACTTCCCCTGGGACTCGCTCGCCGGGCAGAAGGCGCGGGCCCAGGCGCACCCGGACGGCATCGTCAACCTCTCGGTGGGCACACCGGTCGACCCGGTGCCCGCGCGGCTGCGCGAGGCGCTGGCTTCGGTCTCGGACCGCCCCGGTTACCCGGCCACGCACGGCACGCCGGAGCTGCGCGCCGCTGCTGTGGGGGCGCTGGAACGGCGGTTCGGGATCCGGGGCGTGGACCCGGAAGCGGTGCTGCCGACCATCGGCTCGAAGGAGCTCGTCGCCTGGCTGCCGATGCTGCTGGGCGTCGGGGAGGGCGACGTCGTCGCGATCCCCGAGCTGGCGTATCCGACCTACGAGGTCGGCGCGAAGCTGGCGGGCGCGACCGTCGTGCGGCTCGGACCGGACGACCCGCCACCGCCCGGAACGGCGCTGCTGTGGCTGAACTCGCCTTCCAACCCGACCGGACGGGTGCTGGAGGCCGAACGGCTGCGCGCCTCGGTGCGAGCGGCGCGCGAGCTGGGCGCGGTGGTGGCCTCCGACGAGTGCTACCTGGCGCTGGGCTGGGACGCCGACCCCGTGTCGGTGCTGCACCCGTCGGTGACCGAGGACCTCACCGGGGTGCTCGCGGTGCACTCGCTGTCGAAGTCGTCGAACCTCGCCGGCTACCGGGCCGGGTTCGTCACCGGTGACCCGGCGCTGGTCAAGCGGCTCCTGGAGCTGCGCAAGCACGCGGGCATGATCGTGCCGAGGCCGGTGCAGGAGGCGGTGACCGCCGCCCTCGACGACGACGAGCACGTGCGCGTGCAGCGCGAGCTGTACGCGGCCCGGCGAGCGGTGCTGCGTCCCGCGCTGGAGGCCGCGGGCTTCACCGTCGAGCACTCCGAGGCGGGCCTGTACCTGTGGGCCACGCGCGGGGAGCCGGCGTTGGAGACCGTGGACTGGCTGGCCGAACGCGGCATCCTGGTCGCCCCGGGCACGTTCTACGGACCGGCCGGCGAGCGTCACGTGCGGATCGCGCTCACCGAGTCCGACGAGCGCATCGACGCCGCCGCGAAGCGGCTGGGGTAG
- the mshB gene encoding N-acetyl-1-D-myo-inositol-2-amino-2-deoxy-alpha-D-glucopyranoside deacetylase, translated as MTLTAPPRLLLVHAHPDDETLWTGGTIARYAARGVQVVVVTCTLGEEGEVIPENLRGLAADQADQLGGYRVGELRSACAALRVADQRFLGGVGRWRDSGMLWEKPGQAGALPDAHPRAFAVGDAEEQAGALEELLREFRPQVVVTYAADGGYGHPDHIRAHEVTTAAAAKVPDVLRVFHAVPSQGVVKEGLAALAEAEGMPFELPEPHELPGVPDEGITTVVDVGEHLPAKISALRAHGTQVKMWLEQWNNGAGVAAYALSNGVAQPVVNTEHYVLASGDPQGCETDLFGGLGVSGTEPVGAR; from the coding sequence GTGACGCTGACGGCCCCACCGCGGTTGCTGCTGGTACACGCACACCCCGATGACGAGACCCTCTGGACCGGCGGGACGATCGCCCGCTACGCCGCCCGCGGAGTGCAGGTGGTCGTTGTGACCTGCACCCTCGGCGAGGAAGGCGAGGTCATCCCGGAGAACCTGCGCGGCCTGGCCGCCGACCAGGCCGACCAGCTCGGCGGCTACCGGGTCGGCGAGCTGCGCTCGGCGTGCGCCGCGCTGCGCGTCGCCGACCAGCGGTTCCTCGGCGGCGTCGGCCGCTGGCGCGACTCCGGGATGCTCTGGGAGAAGCCGGGGCAGGCCGGCGCGCTGCCGGACGCGCATCCGCGCGCCTTCGCCGTCGGCGACGCCGAGGAGCAGGCAGGCGCCCTGGAGGAGCTGCTGCGGGAGTTCCGGCCGCAGGTGGTGGTGACCTACGCCGCCGACGGCGGCTACGGCCACCCCGACCACATCCGCGCCCACGAGGTGACGACGGCCGCCGCCGCGAAGGTCCCGGACGTGCTGCGGGTCTTCCACGCCGTACCCTCGCAGGGCGTGGTGAAGGAAGGTCTGGCGGCGCTGGCCGAGGCCGAGGGGATGCCCTTCGAGCTGCCCGAGCCGCACGAGCTGCCAGGGGTGCCCGACGAGGGGATCACGACCGTGGTCGACGTCGGCGAGCACCTGCCCGCCAAGATCAGCGCGCTCCGGGCGCACGGCACCCAGGTGAAGATGTGGCTGGAGCAGTGGAACAACGGCGCCGGGGTGGCCGCGTACGCGCTGTCCAACGGCGTCGCGCAGCCGGTGGTGAACACCGAGCACTACGTGCTGGCGAGCGGTGACCCGCAGGGCTGCGAGACGGACCTGTTCGGCGGACTCGGCGTGAGCGGGACCGAGCCGGTGGGCGCCCGTTGA
- the fdxA gene encoding ferredoxin, producing the protein MTYVIAEPCVDVLDKACIEECPVDCIYEGGRMLYIHPDECVDCGACEPVCPVEAIYYEDDVPDEWAAYTKANVDFFDELGSPGGAAKVGKVDRDVEPVTSLPPQGE; encoded by the coding sequence GTGACCTACGTGATCGCCGAGCCCTGCGTCGACGTGCTCGACAAGGCATGCATCGAGGAGTGCCCTGTCGACTGCATCTACGAGGGTGGGCGGATGCTCTACATCCACCCCGATGAGTGCGTCGACTGCGGTGCCTGCGAGCCGGTGTGCCCGGTGGAGGCCATCTACTACGAGGACGACGTCCCGGACGAGTGGGCCGCCTACACCAAGGCGAACGTCGACTTCTTCGACGAGCTCGGTTCGCCCGGCGGCGCGGCCAAGGTGGGCAAGGTCGACCGCGACGTCGAGCCTGTCACCAGCCTGCCCCCGCAGGGCGAATGA
- a CDS encoding ABC transporter family substrate-binding protein has product MSHGRRRPFTAAVLLVALLSSVAACTNAPPPPLVQPTTTAPETTSSSGQPMPTEVVVGLDHLEGGFNPHTLADLSPTSSALSSLMLPSVFRPAADGSLQLDTTLMESAEVVPEAGKFTVRYRIRKEAGWSDGAPIAAEDFVYLWEQLRSQPGVADPAGYQLIEDVASRQAGKTVEVTFAKPFPGWKTLFNNLLPAHLLRDAPRGWATALDEGYPASGGPFAIRQVDLDRGEIILERNERWWGTPAVSDRIVFRAADKQGQLSALRSGDTHLAVFGADTATMNALREMGDRVQLITVPRPATMQLLLRPSSRQLSDVRVRNAVAAALDRGALIDAGTGGGPADQLQAHAQVLAPSEPGYVPTEPAGAFPERPDPARVDRLLSEAGYQRVGGVWSRDGRPLNLLIAAPFEHEQYVRIAEAAARQLREQGIQATVTTPTGDQLFGEMLAANPKTEDPGSAVSVDMAIAPRPAGGDPAAMMAASFGCPGVAPDSEQPFPYNAAGFCDELLQPTVDAAITGRLPFAAASARVEPAVWNAAVAVPLYQQAQVLALGRDVRGVQPGHGFAGPFSTADQWLGTPAKNDGW; this is encoded by the coding sequence GTGTCGCACGGTCGACGCCGCCCGTTCACCGCGGCCGTTCTGCTGGTGGCGCTGCTGAGCTCGGTCGCGGCCTGCACCAACGCACCGCCGCCGCCCCTCGTGCAGCCCACGACCACGGCGCCGGAGACCACGTCGTCCTCGGGCCAGCCGATGCCGACCGAGGTCGTGGTGGGGCTCGATCACCTGGAAGGCGGCTTCAACCCGCACACGCTGGCCGACCTCTCGCCGACCTCGTCGGCGCTGTCGAGCCTGATGCTGCCGTCGGTGTTCCGCCCGGCCGCCGACGGCTCCCTGCAACTGGACACCACGCTGATGGAGTCCGCCGAGGTGGTGCCGGAGGCGGGCAAGTTCACCGTCCGCTACCGCATCCGCAAGGAGGCGGGCTGGTCCGACGGGGCGCCGATCGCCGCCGAGGACTTCGTCTACCTGTGGGAGCAGCTGCGCTCGCAGCCCGGTGTCGCCGACCCGGCCGGATACCAGCTCATCGAGGACGTGGCGTCGCGGCAGGCGGGCAAGACCGTCGAGGTCACCTTCGCCAAGCCGTTCCCCGGCTGGAAGACGCTGTTCAACAACCTGCTCCCGGCGCACCTGCTGCGCGACGCGCCCCGCGGCTGGGCGACCGCGCTGGACGAGGGCTATCCGGCTTCCGGCGGGCCTTTCGCCATCCGCCAGGTGGACCTGGACCGCGGCGAGATCATCCTGGAGCGCAACGAGCGCTGGTGGGGCACGCCCGCGGTCTCCGACCGGATCGTGTTCCGGGCCGCCGACAAGCAGGGCCAGCTATCCGCGCTGCGCAGCGGTGACACGCATCTGGCCGTGTTCGGCGCCGACACCGCGACCATGAACGCGCTGCGGGAGATGGGCGACCGGGTGCAGCTGATCACGGTGCCCAGGCCCGCGACCATGCAGCTGCTGCTGCGTCCCAGCAGCAGGCAGCTCTCCGACGTCCGGGTCCGCAACGCCGTCGCCGCCGCGCTGGACCGGGGCGCGTTGATCGACGCGGGCACCGGCGGCGGCCCCGCCGACCAGTTGCAGGCGCACGCGCAGGTCCTCGCGCCGTCCGAGCCCGGCTACGTCCCGACCGAGCCCGCGGGAGCCTTCCCCGAGCGGCCCGACCCGGCGCGGGTCGACCGGCTGCTGAGCGAGGCCGGCTACCAGCGCGTCGGGGGTGTGTGGTCGCGCGACGGGCGTCCGCTGAACCTGCTGATCGCCGCTCCCTTCGAGCACGAGCAGTACGTGCGGATCGCCGAGGCCGCCGCGCGGCAGCTGCGTGAGCAGGGCATCCAGGCGACCGTGACGACCCCGACCGGCGACCAGCTCTTCGGCGAGATGCTCGCGGCCAACCCGAAGACCGAGGACCCGGGTTCGGCGGTGTCGGTCGACATGGCGATCGCGCCGCGGCCCGCCGGTGGTGATCCGGCGGCGATGATGGCCGCCTCCTTCGGCTGCCCCGGCGTCGCCCCCGACAGCGAGCAGCCCTTCCCCTACAACGCGGCCGGATTCTGCGATGAGCTGCTGCAGCCGACGGTCGACGCCGCGATCACCGGGCGGCTGCCGTTCGCGGCGGCCTCGGCACGGGTCGAGCCGGCGGTGTGGAACGCGGCGGTCGCGGTGCCGCTGTACCAGCAGGCGCAGGTGCTGGCCCTGGGCCGCGACGTGCGCGGGGTGCAGCCCGGCCACGGCTTCGCCGGGCCCTTCTCCACTGCCGACCAGTGGCTGGGGACACCGGCCAAGAACGACGGCTGGTAG